Proteins from one Syntrophotaleaceae bacterium genomic window:
- a CDS encoding PD-(D/E)XK nuclease family protein gives VNPDTNAASRSFVLAGKVDGLVKQDGQYFLLEHKTASQIDAGYLERLWTDFQIIIYAWYLEQTLGVRISGIIYNVLVKAKLRQSKGETEAEFETRRAELIAKSKTGKSSAKRKMPEPDDAFQQRLKDKYLEPGMFHREVLYISRDQFDELRSELWELSKAMLDARRRNTFYRNTAFCFQYGRACPYFPLCQSGENPNVIENHYQRVLPHEELRDGASEDAAPVF, from the coding sequence GTCAATCCAGATACCAACGCCGCATCGAGAAGTTTCGTGCTGGCTGGCAAGGTGGACGGTCTGGTCAAGCAGGATGGCCAATACTTCCTGCTGGAGCATAAGACCGCCTCACAAATCGATGCCGGTTATCTGGAACGGCTTTGGACTGATTTTCAGATCATCATTTATGCGTGGTATCTGGAACAGACCCTAGGTGTCCGTATCTCCGGCATCATCTACAACGTGCTGGTCAAAGCCAAGCTGCGCCAGAGCAAAGGTGAAACGGAAGCTGAGTTTGAAACCCGCCGTGCCGAGCTGATCGCCAAATCCAAAACCGGCAAGAGCAGCGCCAAGCGCAAGATGCCCGAGCCGGATGATGCCTTCCAGCAGCGCCTCAAAGACAAATACCTCGAGCCCGGCATGTTTCACCGGGAGGTGCTCTACATCTCCCGCGATCAATTCGACGAGCTGCGCAGTGAGCTTTGGGAACTATCCAAAGCCATGCTGGATGCCCGCCGCCGCAACACCTTCTACCGCAATACGGCCTTCTGTTTTCAGTATGGACGCGCCTGTCCCTACTTCCCGCTGTGCCAGAGCGGTGAGAACCCCAACGTCATTGAAAACCATTACCAACGGGTGCTCCCGCACGAAGAGCTGCGGGATGGAGCAAGTGAAGATGCTGCCCCTGTTTTTTAA